The proteins below are encoded in one region of Tamandua tetradactyla isolate mTamTet1 chromosome 9, mTamTet1.pri, whole genome shotgun sequence:
- the SMIM15 gene encoding small integral membrane protein 15, translated as MFDIKAWAEYVVEWAAKDPYGFLTTVILALTPLFLASAVLSWKLAKMIEAREKEQKKKQKRQENIAKAKRLKRD; from the coding sequence ATGTTTGATATCAAGGCTTGGGCTGAGTATGTTGTGGAATGGGCTGCAAAGGACCCATATGGCTTCCTTACGACAGTGATTTTGGCCCTTACTCCGTTGTTCCTAGCAAGTGCTGTACTGTCCTGGAAATTGGCCAAGATGATTGAGGccagggaaaaggagcagaagaagaagcagaaacgtcaagaaaatattgcaaaagcCAAACGACTAAAAAGGgattga